CTTGATTTATAAAGGTTTTTGATTAATGTTTTCGTTGTTTAGACTGTTTATTTTTTGTTTATGTTAAATTTTTTGAAGGTTTCTATTAAGTCTATCATGTATTTTCCGTCTTCTAATTTGTATATTAATGGTTGTTTCTTTTTGAATAGGTTAACTAAGTCTAATTCGTATTTTCCTGGCGCTATTATGTTTATGCTTTCAAAGTCTAGAACTACTGGTAATTCTTTGTCTACGTCTGATCCTATTATGTCATATACGTCTTTTTCTATTTGGTCTTTGTCTTTTTTTGTTAAGTCAAATGTTCTTTCTTTTGCTCTTTTTAAGTCCGTGTCTTTAACGAAGAAGAATAGTTTGCCTCCGCAACTAGTACAGCCTTTCAGTATCGCGCTTGACGCATCTCCATGTAGAACACCGCATTTAACACATTGATGAGGCATTTTTATTCACCTCTATTTCTTGGACAAGTCTTCTGTGAAGAGTTGTATCTTGTCCGGATCTTGTTTTATTTCCTTTATTATCTTTGCCGGACCTATTATTGTTAATCCGTGTCTATTTCCTAGAAGTAAGTTTACTAATTTTGTTTTTAATTTTTTTATGAATCCTTCTGATAAGTTAGTTGTGTTTACCGCACTTAATTCTATTCCTTTGAAGTTATCATTTATTTGTTCCATTGTTTTTTGTATTAGTTCCGCTTCTTCTTCTGGTTTTAATCTTCCTTCTAGTAGCACTATTTTGTTGGCTTTTACTGCTTTTAGTAGTTTTGATATTCTTTTATCTGAGCTTAAGCCATCTATCTCATTGTAAGGTATGAATTGTAATGTTAGCATGTTTCTTTTCACCATTATGAACCCGCCATGTCGAATAATTTGTCATAAAATTCGTCCATGTTTTTTCCGAATTTAGCACTTATTCCTATTACTTCATATTGTGGGAATGCTGCTTGTATTTTCTTTATGTCTGCTTTTTTAAGATCTACTTTGTTTGCAACTACTAATACAGGTATTTTTCTTGCTTCTAAGTTACCTATTATTGTTATGTTAACTTGGCTGTATGGATCTTGTGTTGCGTCTAATACAACTATTACTGTGTCCATGTCATCTAACCATTTTATTGAGTCTATTACTCCTTTTGTTGCTTGTTTTGCTCTTTCTTTTGCTTCTTTTTCTTTCATTCCTACTTTTATGAAGTCTTCATAGTCTATTTTTGTTGCTATTCCCGGAGTATCAACTAAATTAAAAGATAATTCTTTGCCTTTAGATTTTATTGTTATATGCTCTTTTATTTGGATTTCTCTAGTTTCGTGAGCTATGCTTGATACTGAGCCCATTTCTTCTCCTAGCCAATCTACGCATATCTTGTTAGCAAGAGTTGTTTTTCCTCCGTTTGGAGGTCCGTATAATCCTAGTTTTACTTTTTTCTTTTTCCTAAAGAGTCCGTTGAAAAATTTTTTGAAAAAACCTTTAAACTTTTTTATCATGAAAAATTAAACTACCGTAA
The nucleotide sequence above comes from Candidatus Woesearchaeota archaeon. Encoded proteins:
- a CDS encoding DUF2073 domain-containing protein: MLTLQFIPYNEIDGLSSDKRISKLLKAVKANKIVLLEGRLKPEEEAELIQKTMEQINDNFKGIELSAVNTTNLSEGFIKKLKTKLVNLLLGNRHGLTIIGPAKIIKEIKQDPDKIQLFTEDLSKK
- a CDS encoding Zn-ribbon domain-containing protein, with the protein product MPHQCVKCGVLHGDASSAILKGCTSCGGKLFFFVKDTDLKRAKERTFDLTKKDKDQIEKDVYDIIGSDVDKELPVVLDFESINIIAPGKYELDLVNLFKKKQPLIYKLEDGKYMIDLIETFKKFNINKK
- a CDS encoding 50S ribosome-binding GTPase — its product is MIKKFKGFFKKFFNGLFRKKKKVKLGLYGPPNGGKTTLANKICVDWLGEEMGSVSSIAHETREIQIKEHITIKSKGKELSFNLVDTPGIATKIDYEDFIKVGMKEKEAKERAKQATKGVIDSIKWLDDMDTVIVVLDATQDPYSQVNITIIGNLEARKIPVLVVANKVDLKKADIKKIQAAFPQYEVIGISAKFGKNMDEFYDKLFDMAGS